The bacterium nucleotide sequence TCAGCAGGACGAAAATCGAGAGCATGCGCGGTTCGCTCCAGTTCCAGTAAATTCCCCACGTAACCTTGGCGAATAACGATCCGCTGATCGTTGCCAACACACAGAACATCGTGCCGATTTCTGCCGCCCAAAGAGCGCGATAGTCATCAAGCTCAGACTTGGTCTTCAGAAAGCGAATCGAATAAACCAGATTGACGGCATACGCTACCACGGTCAACCACGCGACCGGGATGTGATAATAGAATATGCGCGAGGCCTCGCCAATTTGCTGCTGCGGGGCCGGTGTTGAGAAGCTGAACCAGATGACTCCGGTCAGAATCAGAAACAAACCGAGTTGAAGTACTTGTCTACCCATTCCACACAAAATCGAATAAGACCGTCGATGCCGTAATCATTATAACCGCATAGGCAGTCAATAGTTTTACATCGTTTTCCGCTCCGGCCCAACCTTCGTTGCTCAGGGCGGCGTTCGTCCCGGAGATTGCAGCGACTAAGAGCGGCAGCAGCACCGGGAATGAAAGTACAGCAAACAGTGCACCGCGAACATTCGCTTTAGCGACTATCGCGCCAATGATGGTTGTTGCTCCTGCAAGACCGATCGCGCCCAACGCCACGATCACCCCGAATAGTACGGGATCAGGAACCGCTATATGCATAAAAATAATGTACAGCGGTGTTATCAGCAAACAGAGGATGAACAGTAGAACAATGTTGTAAATCAACTTGCCTGTATAGATTATCGACGGTCGGGCATATAACCTTAAGGTCTGTGCGGTCTTAGTGTCCTCTTCCTTGATGAACACACCAGCTAAAGCGGACATTGCCGAGAAGAATATCACTATCCAATAAAGGGCAGAGTGGACAGATATTGTCAATGATGTTTGTCCCAGCGAAAAGCTGATGACTACAAGAGTCGTGAATGCAAACATGAACAAGGCATTCAGCGCATAGCGCGTAC carries:
- a CDS encoding heme exporter protein CcmB; protein product: MNKRTSTVSQASSGWTTKAIAVLVKDMRTELRTRYALNALFMFAFTTLVVISFSLGQTSLTISVHSALYWIVIFFSAMSALAGVFIKEEDTKTAQTLRLYARPSIIYTGKLIYNIVLLFILCLLITPLYIIFMHIAVPDPVLFGVIVALGAIGLAGATTIIGAIVAKANVRGALFAVLSFPVLLPLLVAAISGTNAALSNEGWAGAENDVKLLTAYAVIMITASTVLFDFVWNG
- the ccsA gene encoding cytochrome c biogenesis protein CcsA encodes the protein MGRQVLQLGLFLILTGVIWFSFSTPAPQQQIGEASRIFYYHIPVAWLTVVAYAVNLVYSIRFLKTKSELDDYRALWAAEIGTMFCVLATISGSLFAKVTWGIYWNWSEPRMLSIFVLLMIYGAYLALRGATSSPERRGTMAAVYSIFAFPTVPFFIFIMPRMMASLHPSDSVVDANMKFQMSGGVGWIFFTSLAAFTVLFFWLYGLGVRLHKIKISRSE